A section of the Humulus lupulus chromosome 2, drHumLupu1.1, whole genome shotgun sequence genome encodes:
- the LOC133817536 gene encoding xyloglucan endotransglucosylase protein 1-like — translation MSSDKTSLSKPLLCSVLMVISCMLVGLASAGNFYQDFDITWGDHRAQILQGGKLLTLSLDKASGSGFQSKNEYLFGRIDMQIKLVPGNSAGTITAYYLSSQGPNHDEIDFEFLGNLSGDPYTLHTNVFSQGKGNREQKFHLWFDPTKAFDTYSIVWNKQRIIFMVDNIPIRVFNNLESTAGVAFPKSQPMRIYSSLWNADDWATRGGLVKTDWTKAPFTASYANFKANACVWSVGKSTCDANNSGGFNDATWQNQGQDAAGRNRLRWVQQKFMVYNYCTDLKRFPKGQLPAECKHSRFL, via the exons ATGTCGTCTGATAAGACCTCCCTTTCAAAGCCTCTGCTTTGTTCTGTGCTCATGGTAATTAGTTGCATGCTGGTGGGTTTAGCCTCAGCTGGGAACTTTTACCAAGACTTCGATATAACATGGGGTGATCACCGAGCCCAAATACTCCAAGGAGGTAAGCTTCTTACTCTCTCACTTGACAAGGCTTCAGGCTCTGGTTTCCAGTCCAAGAACGAGTACTTGTTTGGCCGAATCGATATGCAAATCAAGCTTGTGCCTGGGAATTCAGCTGGGACAATCACTGCATACTAT TTATCTTCTCAAGGCCCAAACCACGATGAGATTGACTTCGAGTTCTTGGGCAACTTGTCTGGAGACCCCTACACACTCCATACCAATGTGTTCAGCCAAGGAAAAGGGAATAGAGAACAAAAGTTCCATCTTTGGTTCGACCCAACAAAGGCTTTCGACACTTACTCCATTGTTTGGAACAAACAACGTATTAT CTTCATGGTGGACAACATTCCAATAAGAGTGTTCAACAACTTGGAGTCAACAGCAGGAGTTGCATTCCCCAAAAGCCAGCCAATGAGGATTTACTCAAGCTTGTGGAACGCAGACGATTGGGCTACAAGAGGTGGCCTTGTCAAGACTGACTGGACCAAAGCTCCTTTCACTGCTTCCTACGCTAACTTTAAGGCCAATGCCTGTGTTTGGTCTGTCGGAAAGTCCACCTGTGACGCCAACAACTCCGGTGGCTTTAACGATGCCACGTGGCAGAATCAAGGGCAGGACGCCGCCGGGCGGAACAGGCTGCGGTGGGTGCAGCAGAAGTTCATGGTGTACAACTACTGCACAGACTTGAAACGCTTCCCTAAGGGCCAGCTTCCTGCAGAATGCAAGCACTCTCGATTCCTCTGA